In a genomic window of Candidatus Gorgyraea atricola:
- the pilM gene encoding pilus assembly protein PilM: protein MNKNLLAITKQVVGLYVSNDTVDLVVLKGTLKGPKLVKFGQTAIYPKKQEAQAAVVESQDDAAPLASKLSQQKTEEKTRDDYVVEAIQRVFRDNNVKPGNVVTAISSEETMVRYFQMPKIPKQEWSSAINFEAKRYIPFRMEDVASDFQVIKGSSSDSSMDVVFAAVKQKAIADFVSLIERAGVKPVIVEPSPFSLIRAFNAAEQISNKVNTAIVNITTNSANITILRNGVPYIIRDIPLDESAPGDGSLDPVFEKLLSEIRLSFDFYEKQFPSEVIDKIIIYSQLPIENWHELVGKELQIPVEVGDPLRGVRVKKDIVPPKLAIAFGLALRGLSETFIGVNLCKERLLVYKHKEIFLRTAFLEASAAILLLIILRVICMKMIAPLPKELDRTLSERPKVEVNIKDSSIDTLERMKNEMEAKRHLMENIILSRTYFTDRLVELAELIPKDVWLTEIDFEEKIDKKNVSKISRRLSLRGYCIIGENKNEADTVNNFLIDLKQSTAIQNGMTRADIVSVEKTEIRGEGAASFEILFIGP, encoded by the coding sequence ATGAATAAGAATCTCCTGGCTATTACAAAACAGGTAGTAGGTCTATATGTAAGTAATGATACTGTAGATCTCGTTGTGCTTAAGGGGACCTTAAAAGGTCCAAAACTTGTTAAGTTTGGCCAGACAGCTATATATCCAAAGAAACAAGAAGCTCAGGCAGCAGTGGTCGAGTCTCAGGATGATGCTGCGCCTTTGGCAAGCAAGCTCTCCCAGCAAAAGACGGAAGAAAAAACCAGGGATGACTATGTAGTCGAGGCTATACAAAGAGTTTTCAGGGACAACAATGTCAAGCCAGGTAATGTAGTCACTGCTATTTCGAGCGAAGAAACAATGGTGCGCTATTTTCAAATGCCGAAGATACCAAAACAGGAATGGTCATCAGCAATAAATTTTGAGGCAAAGCGCTATATCCCTTTCCGCATGGAGGATGTGGCTTCAGATTTTCAGGTGATAAAAGGGTCGTCTTCCGATAGCAGTATGGATGTTGTATTTGCCGCAGTGAAGCAAAAGGCAATAGCAGACTTTGTAAGCCTGATCGAACGCGCAGGCGTGAAACCTGTTATTGTAGAACCATCGCCTTTTAGTCTTATAAGGGCCTTTAATGCAGCTGAACAGATAAGCAATAAGGTAAATACCGCAATCGTCAATATAACTACGAATTCAGCAAATATAACCATACTTAGAAACGGAGTCCCATATATAATTAGAGATATTCCTCTTGACGAGAGCGCCCCGGGCGATGGCTCGCTTGATCCTGTATTTGAAAAGCTCCTTTCTGAGATAAGGTTGTCATTTGATTTTTATGAGAAGCAATTTCCATCAGAGGTGATCGACAAGATAATCATCTATAGCCAATTACCCATTGAGAACTGGCATGAATTAGTAGGCAAGGAACTGCAGATACCTGTAGAGGTTGGTGATCCGCTGAGGGGGGTAAGGGTTAAAAAAGATATAGTGCCTCCTAAACTCGCTATTGCCTTTGGCCTTGCGCTCAGAGGTCTTTCAGAAACTTTTATAGGAGTGAATCTATGTAAAGAAAGGCTGCTTGTTTATAAGCATAAAGAGATATTCTTAAGGACCGCATTTCTCGAGGCGTCTGCTGCAATATTGTTGCTGATAATATTAAGGGTGATATGCATGAAGATGATAGCCCCGCTTCCAAAGGAGCTCGATCGTACTTTATCTGAAAGGCCAAAGGTCGAGGTCAATATAAAGGATAGTTCTATAGATACTTTAGAGAGAATGAAGAATGAGATGGAGGCAAAGAGGCATTTGATGGAGAATATCATCTTGAGCAGGACATATTTTACGGATAGATTAGTAGAATTAGCAGAGTTGATACCCAAGGACGTATGGCTTACTGAGATAGATTTTGAAGAGAAGATAGATAAAAAGAATGTGTCTAAGATTTCCAGAAGGCTCAGTCTCAGAGGCTACTGCATAATCGGCGAGAATAAAAATGAGGCAGATACTGTCAATAATTTTTTGATAGATTTAAAACAGAGTACTGCCATACAGAATGGTATGACGAGGGCGGATATCGTGTCTGTTGAGAAGACAGAGATACGAGGAGAAGGGGCAGCGAGTTTCGAGATATTATTCATTGGCCCGTGA
- the pilO gene encoding type 4a pilus biogenesis protein PilO, whose translation MKKPATKKISKTLILTAVVVVVTLFIGIVFIFIPFLSKSRSFRADILQERDRNILIGTVRALDKHLKVYEKRLPEGRGVSWLLSQISDMAAEEGIDMASIKPGTPEKRGLYTKLYVEMDITSTYHQLGRFISKVESSEKFLRVERINTKRLDENADFEAGDSKVKAFDTKSHIVISMVVLKE comes from the coding sequence ATGAAAAAACCTGCGACCAAAAAAATAAGCAAGACCCTTATACTGACTGCAGTAGTAGTTGTCGTCACGCTGTTTATCGGTATAGTATTTATTTTTATACCGTTTTTAAGTAAAAGCAGGTCCTTTAGGGCTGATATATTGCAGGAAAGGGACAGAAATATTCTTATTGGCACAGTGAGGGCGCTTGACAAGCACCTGAAGGTTTACGAAAAAAGGCTGCCAGAAGGAAGGGGTGTTTCATGGCTTTTGAGCCAGATCTCTGATATGGCGGCAGAAGAAGGCATAGATATGGCTTCTATAAAACCAGGTACGCCAGAGAAAAGAGGCCTATACACTAAATTATATGTAGAAATGGATATTACCTCTACGTATCATCAGCTTGGCAGGTTTATATCTAAGGTTGAATCGTCAGAGAAATTCTTAAGAGTCGAACGTATCAATACAAAGAGGCTTGACGAGAATGCGGATTTTGAGGCAGGCGATTCAAAGGTCAAGGCCTTTGACACGAAGTCACACATTGTGATCAGCATGGTAGTTTTAAAGGAATAA
- a CDS encoding secretin N-terminal domain-containing protein gives MKIVRLIIAIIFSIFMSSSSIAAKVGASPGNLISMDFQDANLKTVLKLFSQQSGLNFVAGQNIKARTVTIYFDGVTVEDALNHIMSANNLVYEQEPGSNIFIVKESVKPKVETLTKIYELKYAQLAPPPTEAGESKQDAEIVKVIEDILSKDGKVIADKRSNSLIIKEMPSQFAIIEDVLARLDVRTSQVMIEVEIIETTTTVADRLGIQWSGTFGAYAGPALTTRWPLKGALVDKDLITGTGGTMTFASTTATMRAILSDTDSRVLARPKILTLNNETALIELTAQTAVASMTSTTDTGSTSTTSTQAERIDTGITLEVTPQINKGGYITMHIEPTVIVPVLSTYFTTEGSKFVDPQKRSAKTTVMVRDGETIIIGGLISREDSYGKTKIPFLGDLPLIGAAFRYKSKDELDKELLIFITPHVADDSAYKLANISEREQEKPKAVREKEIKTILDLLGEEK, from the coding sequence ATGAAGATAGTAAGACTTATCATCGCCATTATATTTAGTATTTTTATGTCATCATCTTCGATTGCTGCGAAAGTAGGGGCAAGTCCTGGAAACCTGATTTCCATGGATTTTCAGGATGCAAATCTAAAGACTGTCCTTAAGTTATTTTCACAACAATCAGGACTTAATTTTGTCGCAGGCCAGAATATAAAGGCCAGGACAGTCACGATTTATTTTGATGGTGTCACAGTGGAAGATGCCTTGAATCATATTATGAGCGCAAATAACCTTGTCTATGAACAAGAGCCTGGCAGTAATATATTTATAGTCAAGGAATCCGTGAAACCAAAGGTCGAGACATTGACTAAGATATACGAGTTAAAGTATGCGCAGTTAGCACCTCCTCCGACAGAAGCAGGGGAATCAAAACAGGACGCGGAGATAGTTAAAGTTATAGAGGACATTCTGAGTAAAGATGGCAAGGTTATAGCTGATAAAAGATCCAACAGCCTTATTATAAAGGAGATGCCGAGCCAGTTTGCTATTATTGAGGATGTGCTGGCAAGGCTTGATGTAAGGACATCTCAGGTCATGATAGAGGTGGAGATAATAGAGACTACAACAACTGTTGCTGATAGATTGGGCATACAATGGTCAGGTACGTTTGGTGCATACGCAGGTCCTGCGTTGACTACCAGGTGGCCTTTAAAGGGAGCGCTTGTAGATAAGGATCTTATCACAGGAACTGGCGGCACCATGACTTTCGCTAGTACTACTGCTACGATGAGGGCTATATTGAGCGATACAGATTCCAGAGTTTTGGCAAGACCCAAAATACTTACATTGAATAATGAAACAGCATTGATAGAACTTACTGCTCAGACAGCTGTTGCCAGTATGACGAGTACTACAGATACTGGCTCTACGTCAACCACATCCACTCAGGCAGAGAGGATAGATACAGGCATAACATTAGAGGTCACACCACAGATAAATAAAGGTGGTTATATCACTATGCATATAGAGCCCACTGTTATAGTGCCAGTATTGTCAACGTATTTCACGACAGAAGGCAGCAAATTTGTAGATCCACAGAAAAGAAGCGCGAAGACTACGGTTATGGTCAGGGATGGCGAGACCATTATTATAGGAGGCTTGATATCCAGGGAAGATAGCTATGGAAAGACCAAGATCCCGTTTCTTGGGGATCTACCTTTAATAGGAGCTGCATTTCGTTATAAATCCAAGGATGAATTAGATAAAGAACTCTTGATATTTATCACACCTCATGTAGCGGATGACAGCGCATATAAGCTGGCAAATATCTCTGAGCGCGAACAGGAAAAACCAAAGGCTGTGAGAGAAAAAGAGATAAAGACGATATTAGATCTATTAGGGGAAGAAAAATAG
- the gspE gene encoding type II secretion system ATPase GspE, whose amino-acid sequence MRKSKDKLGQILLNEKIVTEEQLRKAVEVQRKEGAKLGDVLVNLGLVSEKDIVVALAKQLAIPYASYSKGLLKPTEGQDLEKVIPEEYARRHMLLPISKHLDSLTIAFVDPLDLIAIDNLRHMTGCEINPIIATKSDLQRAIDEFYGREDLLKDAISGSYDLEEFKTEKIKEEDNLSLDDLIARAEEAPVVKLVDLLLMQAIKDRVSDIHIEPFMNKINIRYRIDGVLYEIPPPAKHLISAIVSRVKILANLDIAERRLPQDGAFLVKVENKGIDIRVSTVPAIYGEKVVMRILDKSATPLDLNRLGFEPKALENFKKAIKSPHGLILVTGPTGSGKTTTLYAALNEIKSPRQNISTVEDPVEYKIEGINQVQIKPSIGLTFAAALRAFLRQDPDVIMVGEVRDLETAQICIRASLTGHLVLSTLHTNDAPSAISRLIDIGIEPYLISSSLLVVGAQRLVRKLCPECKEAYETPPNLIRDFKLKQELLYKPKGCAACSHTGYRGRIAIYEVILLNDRLKELVSKGAGLGELKKVVREMGIRSLVDSGIEKVEAGVTSIEEVLSIAMVAGGE is encoded by the coding sequence ATGAGAAAGTCCAAGGATAAGTTGGGGCAAATATTACTTAACGAGAAGATCGTAACCGAGGAGCAGCTTAGAAAGGCCGTCGAGGTACAAAGGAAGGAAGGCGCAAAACTCGGTGACGTTCTGGTAAATCTTGGGCTTGTATCTGAAAAAGATATTGTGGTTGCGCTGGCAAAACAGTTAGCTATACCTTACGCGTCTTACTCTAAGGGACTCCTCAAGCCTACGGAAGGCCAGGATCTTGAAAAAGTAATACCTGAAGAATATGCCCGCAGGCACATGCTTCTGCCTATTTCAAAACACCTGGATTCTCTTACCATTGCTTTTGTTGATCCTTTGGATTTAATTGCAATAGACAATCTCAGACACATGACAGGATGCGAAATAAATCCTATTATAGCGACAAAATCCGATCTTCAGAGGGCCATCGACGAATTTTACGGAAGAGAGGACTTGCTTAAGGACGCAATAAGCGGTTCGTATGACCTCGAGGAATTTAAGACAGAAAAAATAAAAGAAGAAGATAATCTCAGCCTTGATGATTTGATCGCGCGCGCAGAAGAGGCGCCAGTGGTCAAGCTGGTCGATCTATTGCTTATGCAGGCCATAAAAGACAGGGTGAGTGATATACATATAGAGCCGTTTATGAACAAGATAAATATAAGATACAGGATCGACGGCGTGCTTTATGAAATACCGCCTCCGGCAAAACATCTTATTTCTGCCATTGTTTCAAGGGTAAAGATACTGGCTAATCTTGATATAGCAGAGAGGCGGCTTCCTCAGGACGGGGCGTTTTTAGTAAAGGTAGAGAACAAGGGCATTGATATACGTGTTTCAACAGTACCTGCTATCTACGGCGAAAAGGTCGTTATGAGGATACTGGATAAGTCAGCGACTCCTTTGGATTTAAATCGCCTTGGCTTTGAGCCAAAGGCGCTTGAGAATTTTAAAAAGGCTATAAAGAGTCCGCATGGTTTGATCCTGGTGACAGGTCCGACAGGAAGCGGAAAGACCACCACACTTTATGCTGCCTTAAATGAGATCAAGAGTCCGCGTCAGAATATTTCTACGGTCGAGGATCCTGTGGAATATAAGATCGAGGGTATAAATCAGGTCCAGATAAAACCTTCTATAGGTCTGACATTCGCTGCTGCGCTCAGGGCATTTTTAAGGCAGGACCCTGATGTTATAATGGTAGGAGAGGTGAGAGATCTTGAGACTGCTCAGATATGCATACGGGCATCACTTACAGGACATCTTGTTTTAAGCACGCTCCATACCAATGATGCGCCTAGCGCTATATCAAGGCTAATAGATATAGGTATCGAACCTTACTTGATAAGCTCTTCTTTGCTTGTTGTAGGCGCGCAAAGACTAGTGAGAAAATTGTGCCCTGAATGCAAGGAGGCGTATGAAACTCCGCCCAATCTAATAAGAGACTTTAAGCTAAAACAGGAACTTTTATATAAGCCAAAGGGTTGTGCTGCGTGTAGTCACACAGGTTACAGGGGAAGGATAGCTATTTATGAGGTAATATTACTCAATGATAGACTAAAGGAATTAGTTTCAAAGGGCGCAGGCCTGGGCGAACTTAAGAAGGTAGTCAGGGAGATGGGCATAAGATCTCTTGTAGATAGCGGTATTGAAAAAGTAGAAGCCGGAGTTACCAGTATAGAGGAAGTATTGAGTATAGCAATGGTGGCAGGGGGAGAATAA
- a CDS encoding type II secretion system F family protein: MPFFKYVARDKTGKLTEETIEAASEAALLNSLQARGLFVVSIGSAAQVKHVKKMKRRYHRGVKTADLIMFSKELATLLSAGVTLIKSLDILCKQIESQLLLRAVETIKKDVEGGYTFQNALRKHNKIFSEFWIHLVETGEASGHLPVSLEQLAGYLEESASLKRKITSAMIYPIILICVAVGAIAIFLLKIIPIFSEIFKGFNVELPLLTQMVIMASNIARKYFLIVAGMVVALFFILKKYVSTKAGRWQFDSIKLKLPLIGPLIQEIATERFASGLATLLKSGVPILHALEIAEKTAGNKLMEQALRDVKTSVRDGKGMAQTMQESALFSPLVVQMIGVGEEIGELGKMLDRISAFYKERVNTFITRLTTMFEPLVLVFMGIVVGVLVVAMFLPIFGISSAIKSSG; this comes from the coding sequence ATGCCGTTTTTCAAGTATGTAGCGCGGGATAAAACTGGGAAGTTGACAGAGGAGACTATAGAGGCTGCTTCTGAAGCAGCACTCTTGAATTCATTACAGGCAAGAGGGCTTTTTGTTGTTTCTATTGGCTCAGCTGCACAAGTAAAGCATGTAAAAAAGATGAAAAGGCGTTATCATCGCGGGGTCAAGACAGCTGATCTCATAATGTTCTCTAAGGAGCTGGCCACGCTTTTAAGTGCAGGAGTGACTCTTATAAAGAGCCTGGATATATTATGCAAGCAGATAGAGTCGCAGCTTTTGCTGAGGGCCGTGGAAACTATAAAAAAGGATGTTGAAGGAGGTTATACATTTCAGAATGCATTAAGGAAGCACAACAAGATCTTTTCTGAGTTTTGGATCCATCTTGTTGAGACAGGAGAGGCCAGCGGTCATTTGCCTGTCAGCCTTGAACAGCTCGCAGGATACCTGGAAGAGAGCGCGTCGCTAAAAAGAAAGATCACATCGGCCATGATCTATCCAATAATACTTATTTGTGTTGCAGTTGGCGCTATAGCGATATTTTTACTCAAGATCATCCCTATATTTTCTGAGATATTCAAGGGGTTTAACGTTGAGTTACCTTTACTTACTCAAATGGTGATCATGGCGAGCAATATTGCGAGAAAGTATTTTTTAATCGTCGCTGGGATGGTGGTGGCACTATTTTTTATTCTCAAGAAATATGTATCTACAAAAGCAGGGAGATGGCAGTTTGACAGTATTAAGCTAAAATTGCCTTTGATAGGACCGTTAATACAAGAGATAGCAACGGAGAGATTTGCAAGCGGCCTGGCAACTCTTCTTAAGAGCGGGGTTCCTATATTGCATGCCCTTGAGATCGCTGAAAAGACAGCAGGTAATAAATTAATGGAACAAGCGCTTAGAGACGTAAAGACATCTGTAAGGGATGGTAAGGGCATGGCGCAGACCATGCAGGAGAGTGCCTTATTTTCTCCGCTTGTGGTTCAGATGATAGGTGTGGGGGAGGAGATAGGGGAGCTAGGCAAGATGCTGGACAGGATATCCGCATTCTATAAAGAACGGGTCAATACCTTTATTA